Proteins encoded together in one Candidatus Omnitrophota bacterium window:
- a CDS encoding bifunctional oligoribonuclease/PAP phosphatase NrnA, producing MALDDGSDEMGFCSLRRGFLRRYISGRMAFGYRCGGLLMDRSITETAAALGTLKNVLITGHAGPDGDSIGSGQALASFLRRLGIRTTVCQSGDIPRELAFLGLTGIKRPERPSLTGRDAIIFLECCLPERSGFTFTKDELGALEVFNIDHHPDNRNYGDYNIVDPGVSSVAEIIYQFFVLKRLPLLKNEAAALLTGIVTDTGRFSQKNTTPECLEIASKLVRSGADISKIYNHIYGSQKPARIKLLAETLGTIEILKGSVACMHTDRKMLERCGAVYNDTKDFINYARDLDGVEAACYIREGEDKKIHINFRSLGKNILPFAKKFGGGGHKLASGVTVSGDYDKLRATITRDFAAYVRAGK from the coding sequence ATGGCTCTTGACGATGGTTCCGATGAAATGGGCTTTTGTTCTTTGCGGCGCGGGTTTTTGCGCCGGTATATATCTGGCCGGATGGCTTTCGGTTATAGATGTGGAGGACTTCTGATGGACAGGTCAATAACTGAAACCGCCGCGGCTCTGGGCACGCTGAAAAATGTGCTTATAACCGGACATGCCGGCCCCGACGGGGATTCCATAGGATCGGGCCAGGCGCTGGCCTCTTTTCTGCGGCGACTGGGCATAAGGACTACCGTTTGTCAGAGCGGCGACATTCCGCGCGAGCTGGCTTTTCTGGGCCTTACGGGAATAAAAAGGCCTGAACGCCCGTCACTGACGGGCCGTGACGCCATAATCTTCCTTGAATGCTGTCTTCCTGAGAGGAGCGGTTTCACCTTTACAAAGGATGAGCTGGGCGCTCTTGAGGTTTTCAACATAGACCATCATCCCGACAACAGGAATTACGGGGATTATAACATAGTCGATCCGGGCGTCTCGTCGGTGGCGGAGATAATATATCAGTTCTTTGTCCTGAAGCGGCTGCCTTTGCTCAAAAACGAGGCCGCCGCTCTTTTAACGGGCATTGTCACCGATACGGGCAGATTCTCCCAGAAAAACACGACTCCGGAATGTCTGGAGATAGCCTCGAAACTTGTGCGCTCCGGCGCCGATATAAGCAAAATATACAATCACATCTACGGTTCTCAGAAACCCGCGAGGATAAAACTGCTCGCCGAGACTCTCGGAACAATAGAAATACTCAAGGGCTCGGTCGCCTGTATGCACACGGACAGAAAAATGCTCGAGCGCTGCGGCGCGGTTTATAACGACACGAAGGATTTTATCAATTACGCCCGGGACCTGGACGGCGTCGAGGCGGCCTGTTACATCAGGGAAGGCGAGGACAAAAAGATACACATTAATTTCAGGTCGCTCGGAAAAAATATCCTGCCTTTCGCCAAAAAATTCGGCGGCGGCGGCCACAAGCTCGCCAGCGGCGTGACGGTCAGCGGAGATTACGACAAGCTCAGAGCGACGATCACGCGTGATTTTGCCGCTTACGTCAGAGCGGGAAAATAA